Proteins co-encoded in one Helicoverpa zea isolate HzStark_Cry1AcR chromosome 18, ilHelZeax1.1, whole genome shotgun sequence genomic window:
- the LOC124638662 gene encoding arginine--tRNA ligase, cytoplasmic, with protein MADQDQKKLEERTIKAEKEAKAIEEELDKISKGDLGYIGDPRLEKLSTENEKLKHRLVILENAIKAECSGTNSTAVKKETKKRPTLITDVNSVEGNICLVDELKNIFEVAITSAYPDLKDPPVVITLSGNNPKFGDYQCNSAMAISQMLKANNVKTNPREVANNILNKTPTSPFIERIEVAGAGFLNIYINKMIAEHILNCILRFGVKPPPVKKEKVVVDFSAPNIAKEMHVGHLRSTIIGESICRVLEFLGHDVLRINHLGDWGTQFGMLIAHLQDQFPDYKTHSPPISDLQAFYKESKKRFDTDEEFKKRAYACVVALQAGQPDYIAAWKLICEVSRQEFQKIYDRLDISIIDRGESFYNERMHVVVKQLKDGGFLENDEGRLIMWGDPDKHDSIPLTVVKSDGGYTYDTSDMATIKQRVEEEKADRFVYVTDAGQATHFVVIEACARRAGILKGDQRMEHVGFGVVLGEDKKKFKTRSGDTIKLIKLLDEGLKRALDKLVEKGRDKVLTPEELKRAQEAIAYGCIKYADLSHNRVNDYVFSFDKMLDDKGNTAVYLLYALTRIRSIARTAQISEEQLQAEVEKSGFKFDHEAEWKLGKVLLRFPEIILKVSSDLYLHSLCEYLYEISSAFTEFYDKCYCIEKDKEGKIVKIIYERLMLCEITARVMEKCLFLLGIKTVSKM; from the coding sequence ATGGCTGATCAGGACCAGAAGAAGTTAGAGGAACGAACGATCAAGGCGGAAAAAGAAGCAAAGGCGATTGAAGAGGAATTGGACAAAATATCTAAAGGTGACCTAGGATATATAGGTGACCCACGGCTTGAGAAGCTGTCTACTGAGAATGAAAAACTCAAACATCGCTTGGTTATATTGGAAAATGCGATAAAAGCGGAATGTTCCGGCACTAACTCAACAGCTGTTAAAAAAGAAACCAAGAAACGTCCAACTTTGATCACCGATGTAAACTCTGTTGAAGGCAACATATGTTTAGTGGATGAACTAAAGAATATATTCGAAGTGGCCATTACATCAGCTTATCCTGATTTAAAGGATCCCCCAGTGGTCATCACACTTTCTGGCAACAATCCAAAATTCGGAGACTACCAGTGCAACTCGGCGATGGCTATCTCACAGATGCTTAAAGCTAATAATGTGAAGACCAACCCTCGGGAAGTGGCTAATAACATCTTAAACAAAACTCCAACTTCACCATTTATTGAGAGGATTGAAGTAGCTGGAGCTGGATTTTTGAACATTTACATCAACAAAATGATTGCTGAACACATTTTGAACTGTATATTACGATTTGGAGTAAAACCTCCTCCAGTGAAAAAAGAAAAGGTTGTTGTTGATTTCTCAGCACCAAATATTGCCAAGGAGATGCATGTAGGTCATCTAAGGTCCACCATCATAGGAGAAAGTATTTGTCGTGTTCTAGAATTCTTGGGCCATGATGTATTGAGGATCAACCATTTGGGAGACTGGGGAACACAATTCGGAATGTTGATTGCACACTTACAAGATCAATTTCCTGACTACAAAACTCACTCTCCCCCAATCTCAGATCTGCAAGCTTTCTACAAGGAGTCTAAGAAAAGGTTTGATACAGATGAAGAATTTAAGAAGCGAGCTTATGCATGTGTGGTGGCACTGCAGGCGGGCCAGCCTGATTACATTGCTGCCTGGAAACTCATTTGTGAAGTATCTCGCCAAGAGTTCCAGAAGATTTATGATCGACTTGATATCAGTATTATTGATCGGGGAGAGTCATTCTATAATGAAAGAATGCATGTTGTTGTCAAGCAGCTTAAAGACGGTGGCTTTTTAGAAAATGATGAAGGCAGGTTGATTATGTGGGGTGACCCTGACAAACATGATAGTATACCCCTCACTGTTGTAAAGTCTGATGGAGGTTACACTTATGACACATCTGATATGGCAACCATTAAGCAAAGGGTGGAGGAAGAGAAGGCAGACAGGTTTGTGTATGTCACTGATGCTGGTCAAGCTACGCATTTTGTTGTCATAGAAGCCTGTGCACGCCGAGCTGGTATTCTAAAGGGTGATCAGCGTATGGAACATGTTGGCTTTGGAGTTGTGTTAGGGGAGGATAAGAAAAAATTCAAGACCAGGTCTGGAGACACCATCAAACTTATTAAGCTACTTGATGAGGGTTTGAAGAGGGCTTTGGACAAACTTGTTGAGAAGGGACGAGACAAGGTCTTAACACCTGAGGAATTGAAACGGGCTCAGGAAGCCATTGCTTATGGTTGTATTAAGTATGCAGATCTTTCACATAACAGGGTAAATGACTATGTATTCTCTTTTGATAAGATGTTAGATGACAAAGGTAACACTGCTGTATACCTGTTGTATGCCTTGACTCGTATCCGGTCAATAGCACGGACAGCACAGATCTCAGAGGAACAGCTACAAGCTGAGGTTGAGAAATCTGGCTTCAAGTTTGACCACGAAGCTGAATGGAAACTAGGGAAAGTATTACTCAGGTTCCCAGAAATCATTTTGAAAGTATCCTCAGATCTGTACCTGCACAGCTTGTGTGAGTATCTATATGAAATATCATCTGCATTCACAGAGTTCTATGATAAATGTTACTGCATTGAAAAAGATAAAGAAGGAAAGATTGTCAAGATTATCTATGAAAGGTTGATGCTTTGTGAAATCACTGCCAGAGTTATGGAAAAATGTTTGTTCTTACTAGGTATTAAAACAGTATCTAAAATGTAA